One window from the genome of Microbulbifer pacificus encodes:
- a CDS encoding 2OG-Fe(II) oxygenase: MNAVSTPSVSADAALSPVDDIWRRGPDGDDPLDRIAAALRETGYIILPAPLPPALLGALLRHFRSIDRARFQAAGIGRDQEHQQNQFVRTDEIFWLDKSNPAVSAYLHWAETLRLGLNRRLFLGLFDYECHYARYDRGSYYKKHMDAFKGSTNRIVSTVLYLTPNWQPQDGGELQIYAPESDTVIEKVAPRFGQMVIFLSEEFPHEVLTSNRPRYSVTGWFRVNNSLGETIDPAR, from the coding sequence TTGAACGCTGTCTCCACTCCCTCTGTCTCCGCTGACGCAGCTCTTTCGCCTGTGGACGATATCTGGCGCCGCGGTCCCGATGGCGACGATCCCCTCGATCGCATTGCCGCCGCCCTGCGCGAAACCGGTTATATCATCCTGCCGGCGCCCCTGCCGCCTGCGTTGCTCGGCGCGCTACTGCGGCACTTCCGCTCGATCGACCGTGCCCGCTTCCAGGCCGCAGGTATCGGTCGCGACCAGGAGCACCAGCAGAACCAGTTTGTGCGCACCGATGAGATTTTCTGGCTGGATAAATCCAATCCGGCAGTATCGGCCTACCTGCACTGGGCGGAGACTTTACGCCTGGGGTTGAACCGTCGCTTGTTCCTGGGCCTGTTCGATTACGAATGCCACTACGCGCGCTACGATCGCGGCAGCTATTACAAAAAGCATATGGATGCATTCAAGGGCAGCACCAACCGCATTGTCAGTACCGTGCTGTACCTGACACCGAACTGGCAACCGCAGGATGGTGGCGAGTTGCAAATCTATGCTCCCGAGAGCGACACGGTGATCGAGAAGGTGGCGCCGCGGTTCGGGCAGATGGTGATTTTCCTCTCGGAGGAATTCCCCCACGAGGTACTGACGAGCAACCGGCCGCGCTATAGCGTCACCGGCTGGTTTCGGGTGAACAACAGCCTCGGTGAGACTATCGATCCGGCCCGTTAA
- a CDS encoding CBS domain-containing protein, which translates to MKKLDLIPLEDADKLVFPEEFHELTLDSPALKFVTDFKKHHPAVLTASMSALDAAQVLRTGHLSWVLVMDHRGDFIGLLTADDVSYQRVMQCVAAGQNRGDLTVGDLMRRRNRLQQLSYQQLRRASIRDVLETMRRGGQRHCLVVDVDNHHVRGVISAEDVTARLHMEYPIDRPENFAELLRAVAAVH; encoded by the coding sequence ATGAAAAAACTGGATCTGATTCCGCTGGAAGACGCGGACAAACTGGTTTTCCCGGAGGAATTTCACGAACTCACTCTGGATTCCCCGGCGCTCAAATTTGTTACCGATTTCAAAAAACACCACCCGGCGGTACTGACGGCCTCCATGTCTGCACTGGACGCCGCGCAGGTGCTGCGCACCGGCCATCTTTCCTGGGTGCTGGTGATGGATCATCGCGGGGATTTTATCGGCCTGCTCACCGCGGACGATGTTTCCTATCAGCGCGTAATGCAGTGTGTGGCGGCGGGGCAGAATCGCGGAGACCTGACGGTGGGTGACTTGATGCGTCGCCGCAACCGCCTGCAGCAGTTGAGCTACCAGCAACTGCGCCGCGCCTCGATCCGTGATGTGCTGGAAACCATGCGTCGCGGCGGTCAGCGCCACTGTCTGGTGGTGGATGTGGACAATCACCATGTACGCGGGGTGATCAGTGCGGAAGACGTGACCGCGCGCCTGCACATGGAGTACCCCATCGACAGACCGGAGAATTTCGCCGAACTGCTGCGCGCGGTGGCGGCGGTTCACTAA
- a CDS encoding hemolysin family protein, translating into MLLLIVYVFIALGFSFLCSIAESVILSVTRPYISLLQRDGKKSGRLLQQLKDDINAPLAAILTLNTVAHTVGAAGAGAQAAAVFGSHYLGIASAILTLLILVFSEIIPKTLGALYWRQLAPACAYIVRYLVIVLKPFVWLSEWLTRGLARGPVMTGFSREEFAVMAELGEAEGQLERHESSILHNLFFTLRDHSVREVMTPRTVVFSLPQDMTLAEAYEAVEKSRFSRIPIFEQGDPDLVVGFVLKQDLLQAYCRGERDGQLRELHRDLLMLPETAAIYQAFHKMLTRRVQISAVVDEYGGLEGLVTLEDILETLLGEEIVDEADKTPDRQELAKRLWRLRAKRHGLRVDEAAQREQEGPEPQDKLREEIHRQLHEGEAAGDESAGEQDSPSDDGDASAAKKSTDNREKN; encoded by the coding sequence ATGCTGCTACTGATCGTATACGTATTCATTGCGCTCGGATTTTCGTTTCTCTGTTCCATCGCGGAGTCGGTGATTCTGAGCGTGACCCGCCCATATATTTCGCTGTTGCAGCGGGATGGTAAAAAATCCGGGCGTCTGCTGCAGCAGTTGAAAGACGATATCAATGCACCGCTCGCCGCGATCCTTACCCTCAATACTGTTGCCCATACCGTGGGCGCGGCCGGCGCCGGCGCGCAGGCTGCGGCGGTGTTCGGCAGTCATTATCTCGGTATCGCGTCCGCCATCCTGACGCTGCTGATCCTGGTATTTTCGGAGATTATCCCCAAAACTCTGGGAGCACTGTATTGGCGACAACTGGCTCCGGCGTGTGCTTATATCGTGCGTTACCTGGTCATAGTGCTGAAACCGTTCGTCTGGCTGTCGGAATGGCTCACACGCGGACTTGCCCGCGGCCCGGTGATGACCGGGTTCAGTCGCGAGGAGTTTGCGGTGATGGCCGAGCTTGGTGAAGCGGAAGGACAGCTCGAGCGCCATGAATCCAGTATTCTGCACAACCTGTTTTTTACCCTGCGCGATCACTCGGTACGGGAGGTAATGACGCCGCGTACGGTGGTGTTTTCCCTGCCCCAGGACATGACGCTAGCCGAGGCCTATGAAGCGGTGGAGAAAAGCCGCTTTTCACGTATCCCCATTTTTGAGCAGGGCGATCCGGATCTGGTGGTGGGTTTTGTGTTGAAGCAGGACTTGTTGCAGGCCTATTGCCGCGGTGAGCGCGATGGCCAGTTGCGTGAGCTGCACCGGGATCTGCTGATGCTCCCGGAAACTGCCGCGATTTATCAGGCTTTTCACAAAATGTTGACGCGGCGGGTGCAGATCAGCGCTGTGGTGGATGAGTATGGTGGCCTCGAAGGTCTGGTGACACTTGAGGACATCCTCGAAACCCTGCTCGGTGAAGAAATCGTAGATGAGGCAGACAAGACCCCCGATCGTCAGGAACTCGCCAAGCGCCTGTGGCGTTTGCGCGCCAAACGCCACGGCCTGCGGGTGGATGAGGCGGCGCAGCGGGAACAGGAAGGGCCTGAGCCACAGGATAAATTGCGGGAAGAAATCCATCGACAGCTGCATGAGGGCGAGGCCGCGGGCGACGAATCAGCCGGGGAACAGGATTCCCCATCGGACGACGGTGACGCATCGGCTGCAAAAAAATCCACGGACAATCGAGAAAAAAATTAG
- a CDS encoding rhomboid family intramembrane serine protease has protein sequence MSNWITVCEFPLQQDLSALAEFIQRHQLPLRISEENNHQRVASLAPQLVQPMQQLLARWQAGEVDLAQLSVHVYEETPARTENPVSTAGAGTEMGGEPRDNGEQGAEGEATAAESKAAPVAHSVIPQWPLQQTPVCLCLIALCFIGWLLLRQGWIESLVIFPQQTGDFELSRSSLAWHLSRGEFWRLWTPAIVHFSLPHALFNSLGIWIVGRSLEARAGSGWFLLLVLLSAPVSNLAQYFWSPQNLFGGMSGVVYALIGAAFVIQRWQPEWRDVPASLLWLAAIWLLVCMLGVVDYFIDGGIANAAHIGGFAAGLLLGLLFSAAGGARRYFSACGADSADNA, from the coding sequence TTGAGTAACTGGATTACCGTCTGTGAATTTCCGTTGCAGCAGGATCTTTCCGCACTGGCGGAGTTCATTCAACGCCATCAGCTGCCGCTGCGTATCAGCGAGGAAAATAACCACCAGCGGGTGGCGAGCCTGGCCCCGCAACTGGTGCAGCCTATGCAGCAACTGCTTGCACGCTGGCAGGCGGGGGAAGTGGACCTCGCGCAGTTGAGCGTACATGTATATGAAGAAACGCCCGCGCGGACGGAAAACCCGGTATCAACAGCGGGTGCCGGAACTGAGATGGGCGGCGAACCGCGTGATAATGGCGAACAGGGTGCCGAGGGGGAAGCCACTGCTGCCGAGAGCAAAGCAGCTCCGGTAGCGCACTCAGTCATTCCCCAATGGCCGCTGCAACAGACGCCGGTTTGTCTGTGTTTGATCGCGTTGTGTTTTATCGGTTGGCTGTTGCTGCGTCAGGGGTGGATAGAATCGCTGGTGATTTTTCCACAGCAGACGGGCGATTTCGAACTGTCGCGCTCGTCACTCGCATGGCATCTTTCTCGGGGAGAGTTCTGGCGTTTGTGGACGCCGGCTATTGTGCATTTCTCTCTGCCCCATGCGCTGTTCAACAGTCTCGGCATCTGGATTGTGGGTCGCTCCCTCGAGGCCCGTGCCGGTAGCGGCTGGTTTTTGCTACTGGTGCTGCTGAGTGCGCCGGTGTCCAATCTCGCCCAGTACTTCTGGTCGCCGCAAAATCTGTTTGGCGGTATGTCTGGTGTGGTGTACGCACTGATCGGTGCGGCTTTTGTGATTCAACGCTGGCAGCCGGAGTGGCGCGATGTGCCGGCGTCACTTCTCTGGCTGGCGGCGATCTGGCTGTTGGTGTGTATGCTGGGGGTGGTGGACTATTTCATTGACGGCGGTATTGCCAACGCCGCGCATATTGGTGGCTTCGCCGCCGGCTTGCTTCTTGGTCTTCTGTTCAGTGCCGCCGGCGGCGCTCGGCGCTATTTCTCCGCTTGCGGCGCCGACTCGGCGGATAACGCCTAA
- a CDS encoding UbiH/UbiF/VisC/COQ6 family ubiquinone biosynthesis hydroxylase, which yields MNRQRMDVTIVGGGMVGMAQAALLAVRYPQLRISLLEASSLEPQVSPEGYDARVVALTEASRALLEEVGAWQLIAGKRECPYTQMRVWDAEGTGSVYFDCRDVKLPNLGHIVENNVILAALRTRLAELTNVDTVTGFKLESWWRDCGLWHLQSRSPDREAVEGLDTQSPVFTTRLLIGADGARSRVRDLLRIRTRDVEYQQTALVCVAKCEHSHQSTAWQRFLDTGPLAFLPLSGLGDDRHCAVVWSADDSLARELVMLDDKAFALNLEKAFESRLGAIESVSERFSFALRARHAESYFGPGAALIGDAAHSIHPLAGQGVNLGMMDALVLTEEIGRALKRDISPAHASVLSRYQRRRRGENAATLKAMSTFKSLFGAGDLHWRWLRNTGLSVVDASPLLKKRIIMRAMSV from the coding sequence ATGAACAGACAGCGAATGGACGTGACCATCGTCGGTGGCGGCATGGTGGGTATGGCACAGGCGGCGCTGCTGGCGGTGCGCTACCCGCAGCTGCGGATTTCGCTGCTGGAGGCTTCTTCTTTGGAACCGCAGGTGAGCCCGGAAGGTTATGATGCACGCGTCGTCGCACTCACTGAGGCGTCGCGTGCCTTGCTCGAAGAGGTGGGTGCCTGGCAATTGATTGCCGGCAAGCGCGAGTGCCCGTATACCCAGATGCGGGTGTGGGATGCGGAGGGCACTGGCTCGGTGTATTTCGACTGTCGCGACGTCAAGCTGCCGAACCTGGGGCATATCGTAGAGAATAATGTGATCCTCGCTGCCCTGCGCACGCGCCTCGCTGAACTCACGAATGTGGATACGGTGACCGGTTTCAAACTGGAGAGCTGGTGGCGCGACTGTGGTTTGTGGCATCTGCAATCCCGCAGTCCGGACCGGGAAGCGGTGGAAGGGCTCGATACCCAGTCGCCGGTGTTCACCACCCGCCTGTTGATCGGCGCCGATGGCGCCCGCTCGCGGGTGCGCGATCTGTTGCGCATCCGCACGCGAGATGTGGAGTACCAGCAGACCGCGCTGGTGTGTGTGGCCAAGTGCGAACACTCACACCAGTCCACCGCCTGGCAGCGCTTCCTGGATACCGGCCCCCTGGCCTTCCTGCCGCTGTCCGGTCTCGGCGACGACCGCCATTGCGCCGTGGTGTGGTCCGCGGACGACAGTCTCGCGCGCGAGCTGGTGATGCTCGACGACAAGGCCTTTGCGCTGAATCTGGAGAAAGCGTTTGAAAGTCGCCTGGGTGCCATCGAGTCCGTTAGTGAGCGCTTCTCCTTCGCGCTGCGCGCGCGCCATGCGGAATCCTATTTCGGCCCCGGTGCGGCGCTGATCGGCGATGCGGCCCACAGCATTCACCCGCTTGCGGGGCAGGGGGTAAATCTGGGGATGATGGACGCGCTGGTACTGACGGAAGAGATCGGTCGCGCGTTGAAGCGCGATATCTCCCCGGCTCACGCATCCGTGCTGTCGCGCTACCAGCGGCGTCGTCGCGGAGAGAACGCGGCCACCCTCAAGGCCATGAGCACGTTCAAATCCCTGTTTGGCGCCGGCGATCTGCACTGGCGCTGGTTGCGCAACACCGGCCTCAGTGTGGTGGACGCGAGCCCTCTGCTGAAGAAGCGCATCATCATGCGAGCCATGTCGGTGTAA
- a CDS encoding FAD-dependent monooxygenase, with protein sequence MTDPQSQVNPLGVTHTDIAIVGGGMAGACLALLFARHCPDLHVTLLERQPLPDSGAVLNLPSFDTRATAIAAGSLRIFHELGLWPRLREFAAPIQRVQVSDRGHSVGASLDAGRETAASFDGMLGAVIENAALGPLLYRALADTRAEILAPADVSSVSMTATGATLGLAGRSEPLHTRLLVVADGVGSPLCRHLGITTEEVDYQQEALVTTIGLQQDHGGVAFERFTDSGPMALLPLPQRDGMHRAALVWTCERDDRARLEALPEREFIRHLHRAFGWRAGRILRAGRIQGYPLKLSVAREQVRRGLALVGNCAHFLHPVAGQGFNLTLRDCEALARAIGRAASKGSEPGQSGPGELDLLQAYWRERQHDQQLTIGFSDRIPPLFASRSLLAGGLRQVGLLGLVLAPALRTTFARQAAGLAP encoded by the coding sequence GTGACCGACCCGCAATCTCAAGTGAATCCGCTGGGGGTTACCCATACCGATATCGCCATCGTCGGCGGTGGTATGGCTGGCGCCTGTCTGGCCCTGCTGTTTGCCCGTCACTGTCCTGATCTGCACGTGACCCTGTTGGAGCGACAGCCACTGCCGGACTCCGGTGCGGTATTGAATCTGCCGAGCTTTGACACCCGCGCCACTGCCATCGCGGCCGGCAGCCTGCGGATTTTCCATGAACTGGGGTTGTGGCCCCGGCTGCGGGAGTTTGCGGCGCCGATTCAGCGGGTGCAGGTCTCTGACCGCGGCCACAGTGTTGGCGCGAGCCTGGATGCCGGGCGGGAAACGGCGGCGAGCTTTGACGGCATGTTGGGAGCGGTGATTGAAAACGCCGCCCTCGGGCCGCTGCTCTACCGCGCGCTGGCGGACACGCGGGCAGAAATTCTGGCGCCGGCGGATGTCTCCTCGGTAAGCATGACGGCCACCGGCGCAACACTCGGTCTGGCTGGCCGCAGTGAACCGTTGCATACCCGGCTGCTGGTGGTGGCCGATGGTGTCGGCTCACCCCTGTGCCGCCATCTGGGGATCACCACCGAGGAGGTGGATTATCAACAGGAGGCGCTGGTCACCACCATTGGTCTGCAACAGGACCACGGTGGTGTGGCGTTCGAGCGATTCACCGACAGCGGCCCCATGGCATTGCTGCCATTGCCGCAGCGCGATGGTATGCACCGGGCGGCGTTGGTGTGGACCTGCGAGCGCGATGACCGCGCGCGACTCGAAGCGCTACCGGAAAGGGAGTTTATCCGGCATCTGCACCGCGCCTTTGGCTGGCGCGCCGGCCGCATCCTGCGCGCGGGCCGTATTCAGGGGTATCCGCTCAAGCTGTCGGTGGCGCGCGAACAGGTACGCCGCGGGCTCGCACTGGTAGGCAACTGCGCCCACTTCCTGCATCCGGTGGCGGGGCAGGGTTTCAATCTGACTCTGCGCGACTGTGAGGCGCTGGCCCGAGCGATCGGGCGGGCGGCGTCGAAAGGTTCCGAACCCGGGCAATCCGGTCCCGGCGAGCTAGACTTACTACAGGCTTATTGGCGCGAACGTCAACATGACCAGCAGCTTACGATTGGCTTCAGTGATCGGATTCCGCCACTGTTCGCATCTCGCAGCCTGCTGGCGGGTGGTTTGCGACAGGTGGGACTGCTTGGACTTGTCCTCGCGCCGGCGCTGCGAACAACTTTTGCCCGCCAGGCTGCTGGGCTTGCGCCATAA
- the pepP gene encoding Xaa-Pro aminopeptidase, protein MNISKAEYARRRLRLIEGLPPNSLAIVPAAREQLRSRDTYFPFRQDSDFLYLSGFNEPESLLVLAPGRSAGETLLFCRERDAEKEMWDGPRLGPERAAEYCGLSDAFPISDLDDILPGLLEGRDFIYYSMGRFPQLDRRLQSYLKAIEGAPGSSGAPEMVSLDPLLHDLRLFKSAAEIRLMARAAEISAAGHRRAMQSCRPGIYEYQLEAELLHSFATAGAREPAYPSIVGGGRNALVMHYIANSAPLKNGDLVLVDAGCEYRGYASDITRTFPVNGRFSGPQKAVYEIVLAAQQAAIECIAAGNDWDRPHLASVEVIVRGLKDLGLLSGDVDGLIESGAYRRFYMHRVGHWLGMDVHDVGDYKVHGQWRQLETGMVMTVEPGIYIGAEDAAVAEKFRGIGIRIEDDVALLKEGAQVLSADAPKAVADIEYLMREGDLIQETLL, encoded by the coding sequence ATGAATATCAGTAAGGCCGAATACGCCCGCCGCCGGCTGCGCCTGATCGAGGGGCTGCCGCCCAATAGTCTCGCCATCGTGCCCGCCGCCCGCGAACAGCTGCGCTCGCGGGATACCTATTTCCCCTTCCGCCAGGACAGTGATTTTCTCTATCTCAGTGGCTTCAACGAGCCGGAGTCCCTGCTGGTGCTGGCTCCCGGGCGCAGCGCCGGCGAGACACTGTTGTTCTGCCGTGAACGGGACGCGGAAAAGGAAATGTGGGATGGTCCGCGCCTCGGCCCGGAGCGCGCCGCCGAGTACTGCGGCCTGTCTGATGCCTTTCCTATCAGCGACCTGGACGATATTTTGCCGGGCCTGTTAGAGGGGCGGGATTTCATCTATTACAGCATGGGACGTTTTCCGCAGCTGGACCGCCGTCTGCAAAGCTATCTGAAAGCCATCGAGGGGGCGCCTGGCAGCAGCGGCGCGCCGGAAATGGTCAGTCTCGATCCTCTGTTGCACGATCTGCGGCTGTTCAAGAGCGCGGCGGAAATCCGCTTGATGGCGCGCGCCGCCGAGATCAGTGCCGCGGGGCACCGCCGCGCCATGCAGAGCTGCCGCCCGGGCATCTATGAATATCAGCTGGAGGCGGAGCTGCTGCACAGCTTTGCCACTGCCGGCGCCCGCGAGCCCGCGTACCCGAGCATCGTCGGTGGTGGCCGCAACGCGCTGGTGATGCACTACATCGCCAATAGTGCACCATTAAAAAACGGTGATCTGGTACTGGTTGATGCCGGCTGTGAGTACCGAGGCTACGCCTCAGACATCACGCGCACATTTCCTGTCAACGGGCGTTTCAGCGGCCCGCAGAAAGCGGTGTACGAAATTGTACTGGCTGCCCAGCAGGCCGCGATTGAATGTATTGCCGCGGGTAATGACTGGGACCGCCCCCATCTCGCCAGCGTCGAGGTGATCGTGCGCGGATTGAAAGACCTGGGTTTACTGAGCGGCGATGTGGATGGCCTGATCGAATCCGGCGCCTACCGTCGTTTCTATATGCACCGTGTCGGCCACTGGCTGGGAATGGATGTACACGATGTGGGTGACTACAAGGTGCACGGTCAGTGGCGACAACTGGAGACCGGCATGGTTATGACGGTGGAGCCCGGAATCTACATTGGCGCGGAGGATGCCGCGGTGGCGGAAAAATTCCGCGGTATTGGCATTCGTATCGAAGACGATGTGGCGCTGCTAAAAGAGGGGGCACAGGTGCTCTCCGCGGACGCGCCGAAGGCCGTGGCGGATATCGAATATCTGATGCGCGAAGGCGATCTGATCCAGGAGACGCTGCTGTGA
- a CDS encoding UPF0149 family protein yields MSSPQLSFDDLANQIVAAGGRIGPSELHGFICGLLAAGARPDRSRWQKELAEFLDLDAIPADLARSALMLAEQSERDLADKNFSFQPLLSTGDELAERGQTLCLWCEGFLHGFGIGKYSGELLPTSSEALRDLAEIAQLDAGAMENGAEQERELFEVQEYVRMAALNIFVECNPAHAGGSDEAASGPTLH; encoded by the coding sequence ATGTCCTCACCGCAATTGTCATTCGACGATCTCGCCAATCAGATTGTAGCGGCGGGGGGCAGAATCGGCCCGAGTGAGCTGCACGGTTTTATCTGTGGCCTGCTGGCTGCGGGGGCGCGCCCCGATCGGTCGCGCTGGCAGAAAGAACTGGCGGAGTTTCTTGACCTCGACGCGATTCCCGCCGATCTCGCGCGCAGCGCCCTGATGCTTGCCGAGCAGAGCGAGCGGGATCTTGCAGACAAAAATTTTTCCTTCCAGCCGCTGTTGAGCACCGGTGATGAACTGGCCGAGCGGGGCCAGACCCTGTGCCTCTGGTGTGAGGGCTTTCTACACGGCTTTGGCATCGGCAAATATTCCGGGGAACTGCTGCCCACCAGCAGCGAGGCCCTGAGAGATCTGGCGGAAATTGCCCAGCTGGATGCGGGTGCGATGGAAAACGGCGCGGAACAGGAGCGCGAGCTGTTCGAAGTGCAGGAGTATGTACGTATGGCGGCACTGAATATTTTTGTCGAGTGCAATCCTGCCCACGCCGGTGGGAGTGACGAGGCCGCCTCTGGCCCGACGCTGCACTGA
- a CDS encoding TIGR02449 family protein — translation MDKLQALEHKLDFLIQQCQQLAADNHALRAQESEWQRERQRLIKNNEVARSRVETMISRLKGLSQETS, via the coding sequence ATGGACAAACTACAGGCGTTGGAACACAAGCTGGACTTCCTGATACAACAGTGCCAGCAGTTGGCGGCAGACAATCACGCTCTGCGCGCGCAGGAAAGTGAGTGGCAGCGCGAGCGCCAGCGGTTGATCAAAAACAATGAAGTGGCCCGCAGCCGGGTTGAGACCATGATCAGCCGGCTAAAAGGTCTGAGCCAAGAAACCTCATGA
- a CDS encoding cell division protein ZapA, with protein MSSKPYNSSTVAVTILDKEYRVACSEEEQAGLQASAKLLNERMAKIRNSGSVIGAERIAVMAALNIAHELIQAKAELARQPVEEQMLDRLHEKVQAALAKIEKA; from the coding sequence ATGAGCAGCAAACCCTATAACTCTTCCACCGTGGCCGTAACGATTCTCGACAAAGAGTATCGGGTTGCCTGCTCGGAAGAAGAGCAGGCCGGGCTACAGGCATCCGCCAAGCTGCTCAACGAGCGCATGGCCAAAATCCGCAACAGCGGTTCGGTGATCGGCGCCGAGCGCATCGCAGTGATGGCTGCGCTGAATATCGCCCACGAACTGATTCAGGCCAAGGCCGAGTTGGCGCGCCAGCCGGTGGAAGAACAAATGCTGGACCGCCTGCACGAAAAGGTTCAGGCGGCGCTGGCGAAAATCGAAAAAGCGTGA
- a CDS encoding 5-formyltetrahydrofolate cyclo-ligase, with translation MPNSNASPSKQELRQQIRAARRALGRYHQRLASRRLCARLALCPELRRAQRIGIYWPMDGEIDPRPLLQRFPHKRFYLPVLPRASRNTMTFRHWPGARLRFRNRYGIPEPVAGRGEQCTPAQLDLVLLPLVAFDPKGARLGMGGGYYDRSFAFKRINPGKGPELVGIAHQLQCVAQLPVESWDIPLVLVATDERLYRCR, from the coding sequence ATGCCGAACAGCAATGCCTCGCCCTCCAAACAGGAGTTGCGCCAGCAGATCCGCGCGGCGCGCCGCGCGCTCGGCCGCTACCACCAGCGCCTGGCCAGCCGACGCCTGTGCGCACGCCTGGCACTGTGCCCCGAATTGAGGCGGGCGCAGCGTATCGGTATCTACTGGCCGATGGACGGCGAGATTGACCCACGCCCGCTGTTGCAGCGTTTTCCCCATAAGCGCTTTTACCTGCCGGTGCTGCCGCGCGCCTCACGCAACACCATGACCTTCCGCCACTGGCCCGGCGCCCGCCTGCGCTTTCGCAACCGCTACGGCATTCCCGAGCCAGTGGCCGGCCGCGGTGAACAGTGCACTCCCGCGCAGCTGGATCTGGTACTGCTGCCGCTGGTGGCGTTTGACCCCAAGGGCGCACGCCTCGGTATGGGGGGCGGCTACTACGATCGCAGCTTCGCATTTAAACGGATAAACCCGGGCAAGGGCCCGGAGCTGGTGGGTATCGCGCACCAGTTGCAGTGCGTGGCTCAACTGCCGGTAGAGAGCTGGGACATCCCCCTGGTGCTGGTGGCCACCGACGAGCGCCTGTACCGCTGCCGCTGA